Proteins from a genomic interval of Quercus lobata isolate SW786 chromosome 11, ValleyOak3.0 Primary Assembly, whole genome shotgun sequence:
- the LOC115969385 gene encoding F-box protein SKIP23-like, with amino-acid sequence MADWSQLPKDLLDLIAKQLDSPFYQLNKLRLRSVCSSWRSSISDHRPSRRRLPFLPNDGFITTHQSTFAFHLSKRTIFLITLPTDNSNSWLIKTEEYHPSQMQLINPLSSTQIKSLPLDSPKVINLLNFRILELGHEYVLHYMNFKPFGNSSLGDVSSLYMEKVVYIRLGSENETDDFALLTIHVSGKLAMFKSGNKNWCIIADMPLVHDVLSPYDDVALFRGEFYAVDNTGRTVLVGLSSNLSLVAGSVFGGDKKFLVESVGQLLLVDMYLSAVFDDVDGGAEDVDEAFLDGTMGERTVRFKVFGLDWEGKKWVEVKSLGDRVLFLGDNCTFSAPASVLSGCRGNCIFFTGNFNRNCEEGGSSDGVFRNREIGVCDLDSGSIKPLGDYPEYSKLFWPPPAWVASTTLGVQNEFEELRL; translated from the exons ATGGCAGATTGGTCCCAACTCCCCAAAGACCTCCTAGACTTAATCGCCAAACAACTCGACAGCCCATTCTACCAACTCAACAAACTCCGTTTACGATCCGTCTGCTCCTCATGGCGGTCTTCCATTTCCGACCACCGTCCCAGCCGCCGCCGCTTGCCTTTCCTCCCAAACGACGGATTCATCACCACCCACCAATCCACCTTCGCTTTCCACCTATCCAAACGCACCATATTCCTCATCACCCTCCCCACCGATAACAGCAATTCATGGCTCATCAAAACCGAAGAATACCACCCAAGTCAAATGCAATTGATAAACCCACTTTCGAGTACCCAGATCAAGTCTCTGCCTTTGGATTCCCCAAAGGTGATAAATTTGCTGAATTTCAGAATTTTGGAACTGGGTCATGAATATGTTCTCCATTACATGAATTTTAAGCCTTTTGGTAACTCATCTTTAGGAGACGTGTCGAGTTTGTACATGGAAAAGGTTGTTTACATTCGTTTAGGTTCCGAAAACGAAACTGATGATTTTGCATTGCTTACAATTCATGTGTCTGGGAAATTGGCTATGTTCAAGTCTGGTAATAAAAACTGGTGTATAATTGCTGATATGCCTTTGGTTCATGATGTGCTTTCGCCGTACGATGATGTTGCTTTGTTTAGAGGCGAGTTTTATGCTGTTGATAATACTGGGAGGACTGTTCTTGTTGGGTTGTCGTCGAATTTGAGTTTGGTTGCAGGGTCTGTGTTTGGTGGTGATAAGAAGTTTTTGGTTGAGTCTGTTGGTCAATTGTTGTTGGTTGATATGTATTTGAGTGCAGTGTTTGATGACGTGGATGGTGGTGCTGAGGATGTTGATGAGGCTTTTTTAGATGGGACTATGGGGGAGAGGACAGTGAGGTTTAAGGTTTTCGGGTTGGATTGGGAGGGGAAGAAGTGGGTGGAGGTGAAGAGTTTGGGGGATCGAGTGCTGTTTTTGGGAGACAATTGCACATTTTCTGCCCCGGCTTCAGTATTGTCAGGTTGTAGAGGGAATTGCATATTTTTCACAGGTAACTTCAATAGGAACTGCGAAGAAGGTGGTAGCAGTGATGGGGTTTTCAGGAATAGGGAAATAGGTGTATGTGATTTAGATAGTGGAAGTATTAAACCTTTGGGGGATTATCCAGAATATTCGAAGCTGTTTTGGCCTCCTCCTGCTTGGGTTGCATCAACAACGTTGGGA GTGCAAAATGAATTTGAAGAACTGCGCTTGTAA